A window of the Pyrodictium abyssi genome harbors these coding sequences:
- a CDS encoding acetyl-CoA carboxylase biotin carboxyl carrier protein subunit: MGGHGRPGGARLLELRETAPGLYEARLEVGGRIVTIQARLVGDVLETPYGSYHLASLRPGAVHRGQRTRGRREDWLVSVDESGAIRARLPVKVVEARARVGDRVTEGQVIALLETMKMVNEVHAPCHGVVEEIAEAGRGVDRGGVVARIKCEERG, encoded by the coding sequence ATGGGTGGCCATGGCCGCCCTGGAGGGGCTAGGCTCCTAGAGCTGCGGGAGACCGCGCCCGGGCTATACGAGGCCCGGCTCGAGGTAGGCGGCCGGATAGTCACCATCCAGGCGCGGCTCGTCGGCGACGTCCTGGAGACCCCGTACGGGAGCTACCACCTGGCCTCGCTCCGGCCCGGCGCCGTCCACAGGGGCCAGAGGACGCGGGGCCGCCGCGAGGACTGGCTGGTCTCGGTCGACGAGTCGGGGGCTATACGGGCCCGGCTCCCGGTCAAGGTGGTCGAGGCCCGGGCCAGGGTGGGCGACCGGGTCACAGAGGGCCAGGTCATAGCCCTCCTCGAGACCATGAAGATGGTTAACGAGGTTCACGCCCCCTGCCACGGCGTAGTCGAGGAGATAGCCGAGGCCGGGAGGGGCGTAGACAGGGGAGGCGTAGTCGCGAGGATAAAGTGCGAGGAGCGGGGCTAG
- a CDS encoding acyl-CoA carboxylase subunit beta, whose product METGIEEKLRELRELRRRAMEGGGPDKVRRQREKGKLLARERIEALLDPGSFQEIGWLVTTRSSLFGLDKSRVPGDGVVAGFGRVDGRPVYVFAQDFTVMGGSIGEMHAEKIVRTIELAVKSGVPVIGMWDSGGARIQEGVAALHGVGRILNAIIQASGVIPQISLVLGPSAGGAAYAPALMDFTVVVDRITYMFITGPDVVREVTGEDVGFEELGGARVHSERSGVAHFRASSEEEAFETVRRLLSYLPDNNEALLPIEDTGDPVDRQDPELDAIIPPDPMKPYDVREVLERVFDAGSLLEVQSEWGTSIVTAFARLGGIPVCVVASQPLVMSGAIDIDASCKAARFVRFCDAFNLPVVTFVDVPGYMPGTSQEHGGIIRHGAKMLYAYAEATVPKITVVLRKAYGGAYISMGSKSMGADLVLAWPTAEIAVLGAEAAVRILYRRQLARAEDPEKLRRQLVEEYRRTFLNPYRAAELGLIDDVIEPRETRPKLYQALAVLLKKREHRAPRKHGNIPL is encoded by the coding sequence ATGGAGACGGGTATCGAGGAGAAGCTCCGGGAGCTGCGCGAGCTCCGCCGCCGCGCCATGGAGGGCGGCGGGCCCGACAAGGTGAGGCGGCAGCGCGAGAAGGGCAAGCTGCTAGCCCGCGAGCGGATAGAGGCGCTCCTCGACCCCGGCAGCTTCCAGGAGATAGGCTGGCTGGTGACTACGCGTAGCAGCCTCTTCGGCCTCGACAAGAGCCGGGTGCCCGGCGACGGCGTGGTAGCGGGCTTCGGCCGGGTCGACGGCCGCCCGGTCTACGTGTTCGCCCAGGACTTCACGGTGATGGGCGGTAGTATAGGCGAGATGCACGCCGAGAAGATAGTGCGCACCATAGAGCTGGCGGTGAAGAGCGGCGTCCCCGTCATAGGCATGTGGGACTCCGGCGGCGCCCGCATCCAGGAGGGCGTCGCCGCGCTCCACGGCGTCGGCCGGATACTCAACGCGATTATACAGGCTAGCGGCGTGATCCCCCAGATATCGCTCGTCCTCGGCCCCTCGGCGGGCGGCGCAGCCTACGCCCCAGCCCTCATGGACTTCACGGTGGTCGTCGACCGGATAACCTACATGTTCATAACCGGGCCCGACGTCGTGCGGGAGGTCACCGGCGAGGACGTGGGCTTCGAGGAGCTAGGCGGCGCGCGGGTGCACAGCGAGCGGAGCGGGGTCGCGCACTTCCGCGCCTCTAGCGAGGAGGAGGCCTTCGAGACCGTCCGGCGGCTCCTCAGCTACCTGCCCGACAACAACGAGGCGCTCCTCCCCATAGAAGACACCGGGGACCCGGTGGACCGCCAGGACCCAGAGCTCGACGCCATCATACCCCCGGACCCGATGAAGCCCTACGACGTGAGGGAGGTGCTGGAGCGGGTATTCGACGCCGGTAGCCTGCTCGAGGTCCAGAGCGAGTGGGGCACAAGCATAGTGACCGCGTTCGCCCGGCTCGGCGGCATACCGGTCTGCGTGGTGGCTAGCCAGCCCCTGGTGATGAGCGGCGCGATAGACATAGACGCGTCGTGCAAGGCGGCCCGCTTCGTGAGGTTCTGCGACGCCTTCAACCTCCCCGTGGTGACGTTCGTGGACGTGCCCGGCTACATGCCGGGGACGAGCCAGGAGCACGGCGGCATAATAAGGCATGGTGCTAAGATGCTCTACGCGTACGCGGAGGCCACGGTGCCGAAGATAACCGTGGTCCTCAGGAAGGCGTACGGCGGCGCCTACATATCCATGGGGAGCAAGTCGATGGGCGCGGACCTGGTCCTCGCCTGGCCCACAGCCGAGATAGCCGTGCTCGGCGCGGAGGCGGCTGTGAGGATACTCTACCGCCGCCAGCTAGCCCGGGCCGAGGACCCGGAGAAGCTGCGCCGCCAGCTGGTAGAGGAGTACCGCAGGACGTTCCTCAACCCCTACCGGGCGGCCGAGCTGGGCCTCATCGACGACGTGATAGAGCCCCGGGAGACCCGGCCGAAGCTCTACCAGGCGCTGGCCGTGCTGCTGAAGAAGCGGGAGCACAGGGCCCCCAGGAAGCACGGGAACATACCGCTCTAG
- a CDS encoding VTT domain-containing protein, whose product MPDILNATAAFFADYGTIVGAFFIALVSNAIPYMTVPYLIIIAGYGAALTNTLDKLLVAIAGGVGAGLGKVVVYLLGRGVHSILPEHTRENVELFAKAFRRGVFIAVFLFAALPLPDDILYIPVGMTGYSPVLFFIAVTLGKIVITSLAVLFGDVVASLVGSGQGGFDPRVVAGLIIGSIIVTIIVARMNWKRVIEVYNEEGPVLALVEMIKQVFLAMLPSSAAKKVESKIDSLIDSLVRALRSR is encoded by the coding sequence ATGCCGGACATACTCAATGCTACTGCGGCGTTCTTCGCCGATTATGGTACGATAGTGGGCGCGTTCTTCATAGCGCTTGTGAGCAACGCTATACCCTATATGACGGTCCCTTACCTGATAATCATCGCCGGGTACGGTGCAGCGCTCACGAATACTCTTGACAAGCTGCTGGTTGCTATAGCGGGTGGCGTGGGCGCGGGCCTGGGCAAGGTAGTGGTCTACCTGCTAGGCCGCGGCGTGCACAGTATACTGCCCGAGCATACTAGGGAGAACGTGGAGCTGTTCGCGAAGGCCTTCCGCCGCGGCGTGTTCATCGCGGTCTTCCTGTTCGCCGCGCTCCCTCTGCCCGACGATATACTCTACATACCCGTGGGCATGACGGGCTATAGCCCGGTACTCTTCTTCATAGCGGTGACGCTCGGCAAGATAGTGATAACCTCTCTCGCGGTGCTCTTCGGCGACGTGGTGGCGTCGCTAGTAGGCTCTGGGCAGGGCGGCTTCGACCCTAGAGTTGTAGCGGGCCTGATCATAGGCAGTATAATAGTCACCATCATAGTGGCTAGGATGAACTGGAAGCGTGTCATAGAAGTCTACAACGAGGAGGGCCCAGTCCTCGCCCTCGTAGAGATGATAAAGCAGGTATTCCTGGCTATGCTCCCCTCCTCTGCAGCCAAGAAGGTCGAGAGCAAGATAGATAGTCTAATAGATAGTCTAGTAAGAGCACTGCGGAGCCGATAA
- a CDS encoding CBS domain-containing protein has translation MKYPRIEEYMSSPVVVVSPNDSLARARRLMIRYRIGRLVIVDEQDRPIGMLTKSDFLRLASGQLTRRPLESIIVKEIMSDNPVVVRSDRSLREAARLMLQHNIGGLPVVDENGRLVGMITKTDVVRAYAEKLRGKYMVKEYMYSDAPQASPSHSVAYVVELLENHPSRRVLVVDGNELVGIVAPSDIAFINYMPSISKGKKTSRRFAELPKGRIGPVYEYLLPTAQDIMTPDPITVGPDEDLATAAQLMIRHGFSSVPVVDDGTPLGVVVKHNILRAISET, from the coding sequence ATGAAGTATCCACGTATAGAAGAATACATGTCTTCACCCGTGGTAGTAGTTAGCCCGAACGATAGCCTCGCTCGTGCCAGAAGGCTCATGATAAGGTACCGTATAGGCAGGCTGGTCATAGTTGATGAGCAGGATAGGCCTATAGGCATGTTGACTAAGTCTGACTTCCTCCGCTTGGCCTCGGGGCAGCTCACTCGCCGCCCCCTAGAGTCCATAATAGTAAAGGAGATCATGAGCGATAATCCTGTGGTTGTTCGGTCAGACCGGTCGCTAAGGGAAGCTGCGAGGCTAATGCTGCAGCACAATATAGGCGGGTTGCCCGTGGTGGACGAAAACGGCAGACTAGTTGGAATGATAACTAAGACCGATGTTGTGAGGGCTTATGCCGAGAAGCTGCGCGGAAAGTACATGGTCAAGGAGTATATGTATAGTGATGCGCCCCAGGCGTCGCCCAGCCATAGCGTGGCGTACGTGGTAGAGCTGCTGGAGAATCACCCGTCTCGCCGCGTACTAGTCGTTGATGGGAATGAGCTCGTGGGCATAGTAGCGCCGAGCGACATAGCCTTCATAAACTATATGCCGAGCATTTCTAAGGGTAAGAAGACCTCCAGAAGGTTCGCCGAGCTCCCGAAGGGGCGTATAGGCCCTGTCTACGAGTACTTGCTCCCAACGGCCCAGGACATAATGACCCCTGACCCGATAACCGTCGGCCCCGACGAGGACCTGGCGACAGCGGCACAGCTGATGATAAGGCATGGGTTTAGCTCGGTCCCAGTGGTTGATGATGGAACCCCGCTGGGAGTCGTGGTTAAGCATAATATTCTGAGGGCGATATCAGAGACATAA
- a CDS encoding M42 family metallopeptidase, protein MQAELEVFFRLLKRLSDAFGVSGYEDEVRGIVIDELREAADELRVDKLGNVIAVKKGERGGIKVLWDSHMDEIGFFVKSIDDRGFIYLSPVGGWSERVLPGQRVRILTDDGRIVRGVIGIKPPHLMKPEERNQVVPLDRLFVDIGASSREEVERAGIRVGSPVDLDREAMMLLGDRVTGKAFDDRVGVAVLIKAFKEIDGFEPTVYLVAAVQEEVGLKGARVAAQQIGPDAAIAVDVTTANDVPGVEPKDQVARLGGGPVIKVADGRNASGLIAHPKMLRLLIEAARSEGIPHQLSILPGGTTDATTIALTGEGVPSAVVAVPTRYIHSPVELLSLGDAVNAARLVMAATRRMTREWYEREILWGARLKA, encoded by the coding sequence ATGCAGGCCGAGCTAGAGGTGTTCTTCAGGCTCCTCAAGAGGCTCTCCGACGCCTTCGGCGTGTCGGGCTACGAGGACGAGGTAAGAGGCATAGTCATAGACGAGCTGCGCGAGGCGGCCGACGAGCTACGCGTCGACAAGCTCGGCAACGTCATAGCTGTGAAGAAGGGCGAGCGCGGCGGCATCAAGGTCCTCTGGGACAGCCACATGGACGAGATAGGCTTCTTCGTTAAGAGCATCGATGACCGGGGCTTCATCTACCTCTCCCCGGTCGGCGGCTGGAGCGAGCGCGTGCTGCCGGGCCAGAGGGTCCGGATACTCACCGACGACGGCCGCATAGTCCGCGGCGTCATAGGGATAAAGCCGCCGCACCTAATGAAGCCCGAAGAGAGGAACCAGGTAGTCCCGCTCGACAGGCTCTTCGTCGACATAGGCGCGTCGAGCCGCGAGGAGGTCGAGCGCGCCGGGATCCGGGTCGGCAGCCCGGTTGACCTGGACCGCGAGGCTATGATGCTGCTGGGCGACCGGGTGACCGGCAAGGCCTTCGACGACAGGGTAGGCGTGGCCGTGCTGATAAAGGCGTTCAAGGAGATAGACGGGTTCGAGCCCACGGTGTACCTGGTGGCCGCCGTCCAGGAGGAGGTCGGGCTGAAAGGCGCCCGCGTCGCAGCCCAGCAGATCGGCCCCGACGCGGCGATAGCGGTGGACGTGACCACGGCTAACGACGTGCCGGGCGTGGAGCCGAAGGACCAGGTGGCCAGGCTCGGCGGCGGCCCCGTGATCAAGGTGGCTGACGGCAGGAACGCGTCCGGGCTGATAGCCCACCCGAAGATGCTCCGCCTGCTCATAGAGGCGGCGCGGAGCGAGGGCATACCCCACCAGCTCAGCATACTACCCGGAGGCACCACGGACGCGACAACGATAGCCCTCACCGGCGAGGGCGTGCCGAGCGCAGTGGTAGCGGTGCCCACGCGCTACATACACAGCCCGGTAGAGCTGCTAAGCCTAGGCGACGCCGTCAACGCCGCCCGGCTGGTCATGGCGGCGACCCGGCGCATGACCCGGGAGTGGTACGAGCGCGAGATACTCTGGGGCGCCCGGCTCAAGGCCTAG
- a CDS encoding acetyl-CoA carboxylase biotin carboxylase subunit, protein MARRVLIAARGEVAIRVARAARELGWEPVTIYEDADRASPHVLAGIVSVPVRSYTDMDSIIEAAVKTGADVVHPGYGFLSESPEFAERVLDAGLSWAGPHPKAMRMLGDKASAKALAERLGVPTLPWCRATSPEEAEACAEKIGYPVVLKASRAGGGRGMRVARRPGEAASLYRLVAVEARLGFGDGGEVYVERYIEAPRHIEVQVLGDEDGRVLHLYERECSLQRRRQKVVEEAPSPLAERIPGLRERLLGYALRLAEHVGYTSAGTVEFIVDRHGNAYFIEANTRLQVEHGVTEEVTGVDIVKMQLLVAAGNRLPLRQSDVRLHGWAIEARIYAEDPWAGFQASEGVVTRYREPRGPGIRVDSGVEEGQRVSSRYDTLLAKVIARGMDRGEAVARLRAALREMVVAGVETNLDLLRVVVESPWFADGEYSTTLLEERLPELLEAAEERRALAAAIASQLHAHGNGLRGGAAAAPRLAVVSHSYGWPWPPWRG, encoded by the coding sequence GTGGCCAGGAGGGTGCTGATAGCGGCGCGCGGCGAAGTCGCTATCCGCGTGGCCCGTGCCGCGCGGGAGCTCGGCTGGGAGCCAGTCACGATATACGAGGATGCCGACCGTGCTAGCCCCCACGTCCTGGCCGGCATAGTCTCGGTCCCCGTGAGGAGCTACACCGACATGGACTCCATCATAGAGGCTGCGGTCAAGACCGGCGCGGACGTGGTGCACCCGGGCTACGGGTTCCTCTCCGAGAGCCCCGAGTTCGCCGAAAGGGTGCTCGACGCGGGGCTCTCCTGGGCCGGGCCACACCCCAAGGCCATGAGGATGCTGGGCGACAAGGCGAGCGCCAAGGCGCTGGCTGAGAGGCTCGGCGTCCCGACGCTGCCCTGGTGCCGGGCCACGAGTCCCGAGGAGGCCGAGGCCTGCGCCGAGAAGATAGGCTACCCCGTGGTGCTCAAGGCCTCCAGGGCCGGCGGCGGCCGCGGCATGAGGGTGGCCCGGCGCCCCGGCGAGGCGGCGAGCCTCTACAGGCTGGTAGCGGTCGAGGCGAGGCTCGGCTTCGGCGACGGCGGCGAGGTCTACGTGGAGCGCTACATAGAGGCGCCGCGGCACATCGAGGTCCAGGTCCTCGGCGACGAGGACGGCAGGGTCCTCCACCTCTACGAGAGGGAGTGCTCGCTCCAGCGCCGCCGCCAGAAGGTGGTCGAGGAGGCGCCCAGCCCCCTGGCCGAGAGGATCCCCGGGCTACGGGAGAGGCTCCTGGGCTACGCCCTCCGGCTGGCCGAGCACGTGGGCTACACCAGCGCCGGCACCGTAGAGTTCATCGTGGACCGGCATGGGAACGCCTACTTCATAGAGGCCAACACGAGGCTCCAGGTGGAGCACGGTGTCACAGAGGAGGTCACCGGCGTCGACATAGTCAAGATGCAGCTCCTCGTGGCGGCGGGGAACCGGCTGCCGCTACGCCAGAGCGACGTCCGGCTCCACGGCTGGGCGATAGAGGCGAGGATCTACGCCGAGGACCCCTGGGCCGGGTTCCAGGCCTCCGAGGGCGTGGTCACCAGGTACCGGGAGCCACGGGGCCCCGGCATCCGCGTAGACTCGGGCGTCGAGGAGGGCCAGCGCGTCTCGAGCCGCTACGACACCCTCCTCGCCAAGGTGATAGCGAGGGGCATGGACAGGGGCGAGGCCGTGGCTAGGCTCCGGGCCGCGCTCCGCGAGATGGTGGTGGCCGGGGTCGAGACCAACCTCGACCTGCTCCGCGTCGTGGTGGAGAGCCCCTGGTTCGCCGACGGCGAGTACTCGACAACCCTGCTCGAGGAGCGGCTCCCCGAGCTGCTAGAGGCCGCGGAGGAGAGGCGCGCGCTCGCAGCCGCTATAGCCTCCCAGCTACACGCCCACGGCAACGGGCTCCGCGGAGGCGCTGCGGCCGCACCCCGGCTCGCAGTGGTGAGCCACAGCTATGGGTGGCCATGGCCGCCCTGGAGGGGCTAG
- a CDS encoding biotin--[acetyl-CoA-carboxylase] ligase encodes MYDSGRRYVCIPRGITGAGARRLAIEVYDTLESTMDTPPPRFPGVTIALEQTRGRGRRGNTWTSPRGGAWLTIHLPGPPPQAAPSLLPVALGGCLAEALEQLPGVEPGAIKVKWPNDLYTARGKLAGILVETAGDTLRVGIGVNVYNQAPPGAARLADHGYRGPLALVYLAVTEAVLTSLEQPHRGLQAARERDMLRGLHVVLETPTGRLAGVARGVTDTGALALETSEGIVEAYCCTVLTWRRLPG; translated from the coding sequence GTGTACGACAGTGGACGTAGATACGTTTGTATACCCCGGGGTATCACCGGGGCAGGGGCAAGACGCCTAGCCATAGAGGTCTACGACACCCTGGAATCCACCATGGACACGCCGCCCCCACGCTTCCCCGGCGTGACAATAGCCCTCGAGCAGACAAGGGGCCGCGGCCGCCGCGGTAACACCTGGACAAGCCCCCGCGGCGGCGCCTGGCTAACAATCCACCTCCCCGGCCCTCCGCCCCAGGCGGCGCCCAGCCTCCTTCCAGTCGCCCTCGGCGGCTGCCTAGCCGAGGCCCTCGAGCAGCTCCCCGGCGTAGAGCCAGGGGCGATAAAGGTCAAGTGGCCCAACGACCTCTACACGGCTCGGGGCAAGCTAGCCGGCATACTAGTCGAGACAGCCGGCGACACGCTCCGGGTAGGCATAGGCGTCAACGTCTACAACCAGGCACCGCCCGGCGCCGCGCGGCTAGCAGACCACGGCTACCGAGGCCCACTAGCCCTCGTATACCTAGCAGTAACAGAGGCAGTACTCACCTCCCTAGAGCAGCCACACCGGGGCCTACAGGCGGCAAGGGAGAGAGACATGCTCAGAGGCCTCCATGTAGTGCTAGAGACGCCTACCGGCAGGCTAGCCGGAGTAGCCAGGGGCGTCACTGACACCGGGGCACTCGCCCTAGAGACTAGCGAGGGCATAGTAGAGGCCTACTGCTGCACCGTACTGACGTGGAGAAGGCTCCCAGGCTAG
- a CDS encoding CBS domain-containing protein encodes MAVARKARDIMQTDYPAVDKDETLEHAVRVMKKYDSDRVLAFEDERLVGIMTKKDIMIKLATTRTWNVAIGRMHVSSFMTPDPKTVEPETDVGVVAQRMVDENVGSFPVAENGKVVGLVTRWEIANLAGEVGADVKAVDVMVTVPEVLRTTNKVLHARQLLLRYNVLFLPVLDEEGRLVGYITVDEIADAFLAFHDIVPEKYRKERIEHLLVDDIMRLRPPTVTPDSSVAEVLDKMKVKKSKGVVVVHEGKLVGIITLNELVKLVAMRSQ; translated from the coding sequence ATGGCCGTGGCCAGGAAGGCCCGGGACATAATGCAGACAGACTACCCGGCTGTAGACAAGGATGAGACACTCGAGCATGCTGTGCGCGTCATGAAGAAGTACGATAGCGACCGCGTGCTAGCTTTCGAGGATGAGAGACTCGTAGGTATAATGACTAAGAAGGACATAATGATTAAGCTGGCTACGACTCGTACCTGGAACGTGGCAATCGGTAGAATGCACGTGTCGAGCTTCATGACGCCCGACCCCAAGACTGTGGAGCCCGAGACAGATGTGGGTGTGGTTGCCCAGCGCATGGTGGACGAGAATGTAGGGAGCTTCCCGGTAGCCGAGAACGGGAAGGTTGTTGGCCTAGTGACGCGCTGGGAGATAGCCAACCTAGCTGGGGAGGTAGGAGCCGACGTTAAGGCGGTAGATGTGATGGTCACTGTGCCAGAGGTACTAAGGACCACTAACAAGGTGCTGCATGCTAGGCAGCTCCTGCTACGCTACAATGTGCTCTTCCTACCAGTGCTGGACGAGGAAGGCCGGCTGGTGGGCTACATAACCGTTGACGAGATTGCTGACGCTTTCCTGGCATTCCACGATATAGTGCCAGAGAAGTATCGCAAGGAGCGTATAGAGCACCTCCTGGTGGACGACATAATGAGGCTACGCCCGCCAACGGTGACGCCGGACAGCAGTGTAGCCGAGGTACTGGACAAGATGAAGGTGAAGAAGTCTAAGGGCGTAGTAGTAGTGCATGAGGGCAAGCTGGTAGGCATAATAACGCTTAATGAGCTAGTCAAGCTAGTAGCGATGAGAAGCCAGTAG
- a CDS encoding GNAT family N-acetyltransferase, whose protein sequence is MAGITAALRSWLEELQATGGYRGLVVLHSVSPVYAGSLLARILRDVYGDVLCIAPREAREPLRGDCSRLESPGAIDRLLGTENSAVVLVVPRLLRPNLLAAAAETVRGGGVVALAVPPLGEWRPGGDESIGAYRRYLVNRLGAARALFWADYDASIVYRQALPPGRAQAPPGPESYRARSPVHRRLLEAAATLDQARALDEIVLHIRRRGRSVLVTGDRGRGKSGLLGLVAAYLAASHMVGFVPVTAPSPGSVQGFFRVLGAALARLGVRHWTMERGGLVLGVAGPWFHFRYHTPDRVEPGAFTIVDEAAALGPMRLRRLASRSPRLLAATTIHGYEGSGRVLAKMVEAILPEPRLVVWLEHPVRYPPGDPLEEWLYETFMLRAEAPPPPRWPPGRLEALELDRVKLADDYTLLSRVYGILVQAHYRNEPDDLALILDAPHHRLYALLADDTPVAVVDASLEDWDTAYEARIMPDLLAQASPSATRARGLRVVRIAVHPGLQRRGLGTRLLGYVEEQARGMGLDWLGAVFGQPDVLGFWRRNGFYVVYVSPLPSKATGEHNIAVARPLSGLGEEVVLTAARDTLRKLLLAGHSLYRGLTAEAYAAVLEGAPELAQQPLAGLTEEQRHRLSRALEGQLDVEAVLDVLWLLLVNHVLASGGLREPFEEKDRWIVAARVLQGKTMSDIAAGLRVSLQEARESLRRVLEQLAAMQHNRLA, encoded by the coding sequence GTGGCCGGTATCACTGCAGCGCTCCGGAGCTGGCTAGAGGAGCTACAGGCCACCGGCGGGTACCGTGGCCTGGTGGTGCTCCACTCCGTCTCACCGGTCTACGCGGGGAGCCTGCTAGCGCGCATCCTCCGCGACGTGTACGGCGACGTGCTCTGCATAGCGCCCCGCGAGGCCCGGGAGCCCCTCCGGGGCGACTGCAGCAGGCTCGAGAGCCCGGGCGCAATAGACCGGCTGCTCGGGACCGAGAACAGCGCCGTAGTCCTCGTCGTGCCGCGGCTCCTGCGGCCCAACCTGCTGGCCGCTGCTGCTGAGACCGTGCGTGGCGGCGGCGTGGTAGCGCTGGCCGTGCCGCCTCTGGGGGAGTGGAGGCCCGGCGGAGACGAGAGCATAGGCGCCTACCGCCGCTACCTGGTCAACAGGCTAGGCGCCGCGAGGGCGCTGTTCTGGGCCGACTACGACGCCAGCATCGTGTACCGGCAGGCGCTGCCGCCGGGCCGGGCCCAGGCGCCGCCGGGCCCCGAGAGCTACCGGGCCCGTAGCCCGGTCCACCGCCGCCTTCTAGAGGCGGCCGCCACTCTCGACCAGGCCCGCGCGCTGGACGAGATAGTCCTCCACATCCGTAGGAGAGGCCGCAGCGTGCTCGTCACCGGGGACCGTGGCCGGGGCAAGTCGGGGCTACTAGGCCTGGTAGCAGCCTACCTCGCGGCTAGCCACATGGTCGGCTTCGTCCCCGTCACCGCGCCGAGCCCCGGGAGCGTACAGGGGTTCTTCCGGGTACTCGGCGCGGCGCTGGCCAGGCTCGGGGTACGCCACTGGACCATGGAGCGCGGCGGCCTCGTGCTCGGCGTCGCGGGGCCCTGGTTCCACTTCCGCTACCATACCCCGGACCGCGTGGAGCCAGGCGCCTTCACCATAGTGGACGAGGCCGCGGCGCTCGGGCCGATGAGGCTGAGGCGCCTCGCATCCCGCAGCCCCAGGCTGCTAGCAGCCACGACGATACACGGCTACGAGGGGAGCGGCCGGGTACTCGCGAAGATGGTGGAGGCGATACTGCCGGAGCCCCGGCTCGTGGTATGGCTGGAGCACCCGGTCCGCTACCCGCCGGGCGACCCCCTGGAGGAGTGGCTCTATGAGACGTTCATGCTCCGGGCCGAGGCTCCCCCGCCGCCGCGCTGGCCCCCAGGGAGGCTCGAGGCCCTCGAGCTGGACCGGGTGAAGCTGGCGGACGACTACACGCTGTTGTCGCGGGTCTACGGGATACTGGTGCAGGCCCACTACCGGAACGAGCCGGACGACCTGGCGCTCATCCTCGATGCCCCGCACCACCGTCTCTACGCGCTCCTAGCCGACGACACGCCCGTGGCCGTCGTAGACGCCTCCCTGGAGGACTGGGACACCGCCTACGAGGCCCGGATAATGCCGGACCTCCTGGCGCAAGCGTCGCCAAGCGCCACCAGGGCCCGGGGCCTACGCGTGGTCAGGATAGCTGTGCACCCCGGGCTACAGCGCCGCGGGCTAGGCACCCGCCTACTAGGCTACGTGGAGGAGCAGGCCCGTGGCATGGGGCTGGACTGGCTGGGTGCCGTCTTCGGGCAGCCGGATGTGCTCGGCTTCTGGCGCCGCAACGGCTTCTACGTGGTCTACGTGTCGCCGCTGCCCAGCAAGGCGACCGGAGAGCACAACATAGCCGTGGCCAGGCCCCTATCCGGCCTCGGCGAAGAGGTGGTCCTAACCGCTGCGCGGGATACGCTGCGGAAGCTACTCCTAGCCGGGCACAGCCTCTACCGGGGCCTCACAGCCGAGGCCTACGCAGCCGTCCTCGAGGGCGCCCCGGAGCTAGCCCAGCAGCCGCTAGCAGGCCTCACCGAGGAACAGCGGCACCGCCTAAGCCGGGCCCTCGAGGGCCAGCTAGACGTAGAGGCTGTGCTCGACGTGCTGTGGCTACTACTGGTCAACCACGTGCTGGCCAGCGGCGGGCTCCGGGAGCCCTTCGAGGAGAAGGACCGCTGGATCGTGGCCGCGCGGGTGCTCCAGGGCAAGACCATGAGCGACATAGCTGCCGGGCTCCGCGTATCCCTCCAGGAGGCCCGGGAGAGTCTACGCCGGGTGCTAGAGCAGCTCGCCGCGATGCAGCACAACAGGCTAGCATAA
- a CDS encoding Mut7-C RNAse domain-containing protein, translating into MSPRLEARLRAARFIVDSMLGSLARWLRMIGCDTVYAKGWHDSRIIEEAGNSRRIIVTRDRGLFNRARRRGLDAVLVSDDVARALAVLSLRYGIPLEIVPERSRCPVCNSPLRSASKEEVKGRVPPRVYEAYDEFWVCTGCSQVYWRGGHWRGIEETLREARRWAEKLRSKRRR; encoded by the coding sequence TTGTCGCCAAGGCTTGAGGCTAGGCTGAGAGCTGCTAGGTTCATAGTGGACTCTATGCTGGGGAGTTTAGCGAGATGGCTGAGGATGATAGGCTGTGACACGGTGTACGCTAAGGGGTGGCATGACTCGCGGATAATCGAGGAGGCGGGGAACTCCCGCCGGATAATAGTCACGAGGGACCGTGGCCTCTTCAACAGGGCGCGGCGGCGCGGCCTAGACGCAGTGCTCGTGAGCGACGACGTTGCCAGGGCTCTGGCTGTCCTCAGTCTCCGGTACGGCATCCCCCTCGAGATAGTACCGGAGCGGAGCCGCTGCCCGGTCTGTAACAGCCCGCTCCGCAGCGCCTCGAAGGAGGAGGTCAAGGGCAGGGTGCCGCCCAGGGTCTACGAGGCCTACGACGAGTTCTGGGTATGCACGGGCTGCAGCCAGGTGTACTGGCGCGGGGGCCACTGGAGGGGTATAGAGGAGACCCTCCGTGAGGCCCGCCGGTGGGCTGAGAAGCTCCGCTCCAAGAGGCGGCGGTGA